In a genomic window of Vulpes lagopus strain Blue_001 chromosome 13, ASM1834538v1, whole genome shotgun sequence:
- the PRR15 gene encoding proline-rich protein 15 — protein sequence MADSGGSGGSGPWWKSLANSRKKSKEAAGAQPPAQPAPGEPAPAAPPSPDWTGGSRENQHPNLLGAPGEPHRPDKLCGDKAGGSSRRNLKISRSGRFKEKRKVRATLLPEGGAEEAAFPGDPRDDAQ from the coding sequence ATGGCCGacagcggcggctcgggcggctCGGGGCCCTGGTGGAAATCGCTGGCCAACAGCAGGAAGAAGAGCAAGGAGGCGGCGGGGGCGCAGCCGCCCGCGCAACCTGCGCCCGGGGAGCCCGCGCCGGCCGCGCCGCCCAGCCCGGACTGGACGGGCGGCTCCCGGGAGAACCAGCACCCCAACCTCCTGGGCGCGCCCGGCGAGCCGCACAGGCCCGACAAGCTGTGCGGGGACAAGGCGGGCGGCAGCAGCCGCCGCAACTTGAAGATCTCGCGCTCCGGGCGCTttaaggagaagaggaaggtgcGCGCCACTCTGCTGCCCGAGGGCGGCGCGGAGGAGGCGGCCTTCCCCGGGGACCCCCGCGACGACGCGCAGTAG